Genomic window (Neosynechococcus sphagnicola sy1):
CATTGGATCATCAAAGATGGGAATGACGTTGTCCCAATGCCGAATCCAAATCTGGCTAATCGCCGGATAAAGGGCATCCCATTTGGTTGAAAACGCATCTAGGGCTGCTTCGGCCTCCTCAAGCGTGGTGGCTTGATAGATTGGCTTCAGGTCTGCCGCTACCGCTTTAGCATCCTTCCAAGGAACGTAGCGCAGGCAATTGCGAATCAGATGCACGATACATAGCTGAACTTGAGTTTTGGGATACAGTGCCTCGATTGCCTGGGGAAAGCCCACCAGCCCGTCGCAGCAGGCAATCAAGATGTCCTTCAGCCCCCGGTTCTTCAAGTCCGTTAGCACTTTCAGCCAGAACTTGGCTCCTTCAGCTTCAGCTTCTCCAATCCACAATCCCAACAGTTCCTTGTTGCCCTCGCGGTTGACGCCCAAAACCAGATATACCGCTCGTTTGCTCACGCGCCCGGAAACCTTCATATTGACGTACAGGGCATCCAGGTAAAGGATGGGGTACACCTCATCTAAAGGACGAACCTGCCAAGCTTTCACCTCGTCGCTGACGCTATCAGTCACTTCGCTGATGACAGAGGCTGAGACGTTGACGCCGTAAAGCTCTTCCAGTTGAGCACTAATATCTCGGGTGCTCAATCCCCGTGCATACAGCACCAGAATCTTCTCATCAAGTCCAGCTAATCGGCGTTGGTGCTTGGACACCAGGATGGGTTCAAACTCGCCCTGGCGGTCGCGTGGGATCGCCAAGTCCATTTCACCTTGCTCTGACTGGATGGTCTTTTTCGAGTAGCCATTGCGGCTATTGCCACGAGGCAGGCTCTCTGAGGTCGGCTCGTCATGCTCCATTTCCTTTTTAAACTTGAGATGATGATTCAACTCTCCGGTCAACGCTCGTTCAATCAGTCGTTTGCTCAGTTGTTTGAGTAAACCCGATTCGCCCAGGATATCCTCTGGCGTCTGGCAGTCTGCCAACAGCTCATCGAGCATCTCATCCACGCGGTTCGGCTCTTTTTTCTTTCGTGCCATCATCACGCGGTCTCCTGAATTACGAGGATTTTAGACCGCTTACACAAAGTCCTGATCAGTCTTGCCCCCGCCAAGGACTAAGAGGATGTTTTAAAAGGGTAGGCTTTAGCCTCAAATACAACTCAGAGGCGCGATCGCAAACCCTGGAACCCTGATTCTCTCGTATTAGCTTCTAGGTAGCTAGGGTGGTGAAACACACCCTGAAAGACTTTTAAAACATCCTCTAAGCAGCATAACGTCTCAAATCAGCGGCGGCAGAGAGGCTCGAACTCAGCACCAAGCTCTCTCAACCCTCCGCTGCATTTGAATTGTTGGGCTGCTGGCAAAGCGCTAGGGTGATGACAACAATGCAACAAACTTTGCTGCTTTTAGAATCGCAATAACTTGGTGGTTCGTTAACGATAAAAGATGCTTGTCTCCTGTGACAATGTGAGTCGCGTTACCAATCACTGCACACTCTATAACCATGTCGTCATCTGGATCTTCTGGAACAGTATTAAGTGTCCCAGAAGTTTCAATCAGACGCGAAAATTCACGCACTTCTTCCACTGACGCCTGTGTCATCTCTTCGGAAAACTTGAATTTTACAAGCAACTTTTCGGCAAATTCATCCAAGATTTCTTGACAGGTCACAGATTCAACCTGTCTTATTCTTGCTAGAGCGAGACATCGAAATGGCTTACTATTCGTAGACAATAGGGCGGAAAGCAAGATATTAGTATCAAAAACGGTAATGTAGTGCATTAGTCCTCATGCACTACATCATCAATGAAAACTTCACGCTCTCCCTCGGTCATTAAATCCCAATCAAGATCTTTCTTTTGAGCAACCAGCCTTGCTTTTTCGGCTCCATAACGTGATAATGATTCCCATTTCCCCCACTGTTGCAGAAGTAAGAATCTGAATACCTCTACCTGTTGTTCAACTGGCAACTGCTTAACAAGTTCAATAACCTGCTCATCACTCAAGATTAGTGTTGCCATCTTTCCTCCTTATAAATTAGGTAAAACCCTATACTCTCCTATTGTAAGCCAGATCAAAATCATGACTGGCTTACACCTGTGACAGAGCTAAACCCATAGCGATCTTCCCCAAAACAGCCAAAATAGCCATGCAATATAATGAATGATATCGATCGCCCAAAACATAGCTTGATAAGACTCTTTCTGACTTTTGTGCCGCAGCATTCGCTGGGCGA
Coding sequences:
- a CDS encoding IS256 family transposase; this translates as MARKKKEPNRVDEMLDELLADCQTPEDILGESGLLKQLSKRLIERALTGELNHHLKFKKEMEHDEPTSESLPRGNSRNGYSKKTIQSEQGEMDLAIPRDRQGEFEPILVSKHQRRLAGLDEKILVLYARGLSTRDISAQLEELYGVNVSASVISEVTDSVSDEVKAWQVRPLDEVYPILYLDALYVNMKVSGRVSKRAVYLVLGVNREGNKELLGLWIGEAEAEGAKFWLKVLTDLKNRGLKDILIACCDGLVGFPQAIEALYPKTQVQLCIVHLIRNCLRYVPWKDAKAVAADLKPIYQATTLEEAEAALDAFSTKWDALYPAISQIWIRHWDNVIPIFDDPM
- a CDS encoding putative toxin-antitoxin system toxin component, PIN family — translated: MHYITVFDTNILLSALLSTNSKPFRCLALARIRQVESVTCQEILDEFAEKLLVKFKFSEEMTQASVEEVREFSRLIETSGTLNTVPEDPDDDMVIECAVIGNATHIVTGDKHLLSLTNHQVIAILKAAKFVALLSSP